The stretch of DNA AAAAGTGAACTAGGCTTGGAACTCATTTCTCGAGGTCATGGCTTGGTTGCGGATGATGCGGTAGATTTTGCGCGCCTTGGACCGGATTACATTGAAGGCCGTTGTCCAGTCATCCTGCGCAATTTACTAGAGGTGCGCGGATTGGGTTTGTTAGATATTCGGACGATTTTTGGCGAAACTGCCGTACGGCGTAAATTGAAATTACGTCTGATCGTGCAACTAGTCCGCCGCAACGATGGAGAGTTTGAACGTCTACCGCTAGAAACTCAACATATTCCTGTTCTGGGTGTCCCCATCAGAACTGTCAAAATTCAAGTGGCTGCAGGAAGAAACTTAGCCGTTTTAGTCGAGGCGGCAGTACGCAATACGATCTTACAATTACGCGACATTGACACTCTAAAAGAGTTTATTGAGCGCCAGCGCTTGCAGATGACTGTAGAGGCTGAGTCCACTAAATCACAAGGACGCCTGATTTAATATGCAAATCAATCTGATTACCGGCATCTCTGGCTCAGGTAAATCAGTTGCACTCAGGGCATTTGAAGATGCTGGCTACGATTGCGTTGACAACCTTCCAGTGACATTACTGGAAAGTCTCATCACTACGCTGGAAAAAGAGATGAGTGAGCGCGTAGCCGTGGCGATAGACGCTCGGCGCGGTCAATCTTTGACAGAGCTCCCCAAAATACTAGAAAACTTGCGTACCCATCACCAGGTAAGAGTTGTATTTTTAAATGCGGATACCAACACCCTCATACAGCGCTTCTCAGAAACACGTCGACGTCACCCGCTCTCCGGAAAAACCCAACAAACGCAAGCAGCCACGCTAATTGAAGCTATTGATAAAGAACGTAACCTTCTAGAGCCGCTGCGAACGCAAGCACACAGCATCGATACGAGTAACCTGCCAGCACATGCATTGCGATCTTGGATACAAGATTTACTTAAAGATAAACCTCTTGGATTAACAGTCGTATTTGAATCCTTTGGATTTAAAAAAGGAGTGCCTAGTGAAGCAGATCTGGTCTTTGATGTGCGCTGCCTGCCCAACCCCCACTATGACAAAGCATTGCGTCCGCTCACCGGAAAAGATCAGCCTGTAAAAGAATTTTTAGAGCAGATTCCGGAAGTCATCAGCATGGAAAAAGACATTACTCAGTTTATTGAGAAATGGCTGCCTCACTATATTGCAGATGGACGCAGTTATCTGACTGTCGCCATTGGCTGCACCGGTGGACAGCATCGCTCTGTCTATCTTGTCACTCGTATTGCCGATCACTTTTATGCAAAAAAAGACTTAGCGGCATTACAGATTAACTTTCTTAGTCGTCACCGTGAGCTAGACTCAATCCCTGCAGTAGTAATTTAATTGGCTGCGGCAAGCCGTATTTACCAAGCTGCTTCAAAGAAACCCACCTTAGATTTTCACTAGAAAATTCTAGCGCTTGGTTGGCTGACACATGCCAGATTTGCATCCATAAACGTCTATGCGTAAAGACATGCTTAATCCGCTCACCTTGGATATTGATCTTGCAGTGTCGACCGATAGTTAGGTGATCTTCTTCCGGTAACGTCAGCGCAAGCAGGGCTTTACCTGTCATTTGAAATGAGCCTACCTCATTCAAACCCTTTGCCCTCCAGGGAGATTCGGGCAGAGACCAGAGGCCGCCCCAGATTGCTTTAGGAGGACGTTTTTGCAACAAGACAGCGTTTCCTCTTCGCAATACCATCATGTCGCAATCTAACTCTGGAGACTTTACTTTGGGAGCTTTGCGAGGTAACTGTAAAACTTGATCACTTAAATTTGCTTGGCACTGTTTTTCGAATGGGCATTTCTGAGCTCCGCTAATGCATACTGGCTTTCGAGAAGTGCACCAAGTTGCACCGAAGTCCATCAGTGCCTGGGTATATACCGGCATATCATCGCGATGTTTTGGGAGGAGTTGCTCAGCTAGACTCCACAATAGATCATTTACTGCCTTCTCCTGAAGTGCGCCCTCAACCCCAAAAAGGCGAGCCAAGATGCGCTTGACGTTAGCATCCAAAATGGGTGCTCGCTCTTGAAAAGCAAAAGCGGCAATTGCGCCTGCTGTTGAACGTCCAATCCCTTTTAACTGCTCGAGCAGCAAAGGATCGCTTGGAAATTTTCCTGAAAAGCGTTCCATCACCTCAATAGAACAAGCATGCAAGTTTCTCGCGCGCGAGTAGTAACCTAATCCAGCCCATTCAGCCAAGACATCATCGACTGGTGCCGAAGCCAATTTTTTTACCGTCGGAAAGCGTTTCATAAAGCGTGGATAACGCTCTAAGACGGTAGCCACTTGCGTTTGTTGCAACATAATTTCGGAAACCCAAACAGCATATGGATCTTTGACACCTTGCCAGGGCAATCCTTCGCGCCCATCCACTTGATGCCAAGCAATGAGTTTTTGAAAAAAATTGCTAATCAGCGTTTTTGACATTTAATACAAAAATATGTGGAGCGTTGACCTTGCACAATTTGTCTAATCGGGGTCTGACAAACTTTACATGCCTGATCTTTACGATCATAAACTTTCGTTTGCATCATAAAGTGGCCTGGATCGCCGGCGCTATTCACAAAATCTTTTAGCGAACTGCCTCCAGCAGCAATCGCTTTTTTCAGAATGGAACGCACTGCAGCGGCCAAACGAGAGCACTGAGGACGGGTTAACTTACCGGCCGCCTTAGCGGGATGAATTCCAGCTTCAAATAAACTTTCTGAGCAGTAAATATTACCTACACCGACTACTGCTTGGCCAGCCAATAAAAATTGCTTCACCGCAACACTCCGCTTACGAGACTGCCGATACAAAATCTCTGTACCCAGCTCATCTGCAAACTCTGGGGATAATGGCTCAACTCCTAATTTTTGTAACAGGGTATTTTTCTCGACAGGTCCTGCCGATTTAGGGTGCCATAGAACAGCGCCAAATTTACGTGGGTCATGCAAACGCAAGCTCAACTCATCAAACTCAAATGTGACGCGGTCATGCGTCTTGAGGACATCGCTACTGGGCAATACGCGCAGAGTTCCGGTCATGCCCAAATGAATAAGCAAATAACCCGCATCCATTTCAATTAATAAGTACTTTCCACGACGCTCAATTCCCCAGACTTTCTGCCCTGGCAGCCATTTTCCTAGCTGCGCAGGGACTGGCCAACGTAAGCGGCCATCAATGACATTAACTGCACTGATGGTTCGCCCATTTAAATGGGGTTTGATACCCAAACGGGTAACTTCGACTTCGGGGAGTTCTGGCATGAATGCATTGTAGATTCGCGGATTAGAATATGCTTATGATTCCATTTTTTATAAAATCGCACTTTCGAGATTTATTACTCGCCTCCAGCCTAGGAATCTGCCTTTTTACCGGCCAGGCCCTTGCCAAAACCAATAGTATCGAAAGCGGTGAGGCCATATTTGAGGTTTTGGCCTCTGAAATTGCCCTGCAACGCGGAGAAGCCGGTCTTGCCTATAAAACCTATCTGGAACTCGCACGCCAACTAGATGATCCACGCCTTGCACAACGGGCCATGGAAATCGCCATTAACGCAGGCGCTCCCGATCTAGCCCTTCAGGCGGCTCAAACCTGGGATGGGCTTGCTGGTCCTAAGCAGACCAAACCAAAAGAAGTGTTGATCACTCTCTTAATCTTAAATCAGCGTTGGTCAGATGCCGTACAACCCGCTATCGCCCTCTTACGTCAGCAAACCCCAGCACAACGAGAAATCACACTCCAGCAAATTCAAGCATTGCTAGCCAAAGCAAAAGATGAGTCGGAGGCATTGCGGGCTTTCTACGAAATTGTTTCAACTCAGAAACCTCTCCCAAAAGATTTAGGACTCATGTACACCTACGCTATGTCTGCCGAAAAGGCTGGACAAATTGACGTGATGGAAAAAACATTGCGCGAAATCTTGCGTATCGACCCCAATAATGTCAATAGTTTGAATGCGCTTGGGTACGCTATGGCTGATCGCAATCAAAAGCTACCCGAGGCATTAAAGCTCATTAGTAAAGCGCATCAGCTATCACCCAAAGATGGTTTTATTTTAGACAGTCTAGGTTGGGTGAACTTTCGCATGGGTAAAAATGCGCTGGCGTTAGAACAACTTGAGCAAGCATTTACTATCAAACCTGAAGCAGACATTGCCGCCCATATTGGCGAAGTCCTATGGGTAACGAATCGACCTACCCAAGCGGAGGCTATTTGGCGCAAAGGCCAACTACTCGACGCTAACAATCCTACACTTAAAGAAACAGTAAAACGCTTAAAGCCAGATTGGTCTGTTGCGGATACCGCCCTCAAGGGCACGTGGGACGGGCGTTTCTCGGTGAAGGTTACCGGGCTTACCGAAGGAAATAATCAAGGTGGCTCGGGTGGATTTTCACTAACTCAAGATGCACTCATTGATGTACTTGAAATTCGGAACCCTATGGGTGGATCGATTGCAAAAATAACGATTAAGCCAGGTGAAGCTATCTTAGAGCGTGATGGGCAAATAGTGACTGCGATTGATGCAGACACTCTGATTCAGAATACCTTAGGACTGCCTTTACCAGCGCGTGGATTATCGGACTGGCTTAGAGGAAATATTCGTCCAGGAACTAACGCTAGTGTTGAACGAAATACGCAAGGTCAAGTTGATAAAATTACTCAAGACGGCTGGATTCTCAACTACGTCTGGGGAAATTCTCAGCGCTTAGAAAAACTCACGATGACGCGTAGCTCCAATGTTGGGTCGATTGATATTCGCCTCATTTTTGATGCCTCGAATGACTGAAGAAAATTCTACAAATAGTCTTTTCAAAGATGGCTTGCAACTACGCTGCCCAGCAAAACTCAATCTCTTTCTTCATATTGTTGGGCAACGTTCTGATGGTTACCATTTACTGCAATCTGTCTTTCAGCTGATTGATTGGTGCGACATCCTCACGCTCAAACGCATTCCAGAAAATGAGATTCGTCGCATTAACCCGATTCATGGAGTCCCCCCAGAACACGATCTCGTAGTTCGCGCGGCCCACCTATTAAAAGATTTTTGCCAGACAGAGCAAGGCGTTGAAATCGACCTGACCAAAACAATCCCAATGGGTGCCGGCCTTGGGGGTGGATCCTCGGATGCAGCGTGTACCTTGATTGGCCTTAATCAACTCTGGGACCTTAAATTAGATACCCCCACCCTCAGCCAACTTGGACTAAAACTTGGTGCCGATGTCCCCTTCTTTCTCTATGGCCAAAATGCTTTCGTAGAAGGAATTGGAGAGCAAATACGCGCAATACCCCTGCAAACTCAAGACTTTGTGGTCATTTTTCCAAACAAGGGCATTGCGACTGCTCAAATTTTTCAGAGCCCTGAATTGACCCGAGACCACGCTCCGATTACAATTGATGACTTTCTTGCATCACCAAGCGCATTTCGATCGAATGATTGTCAGGCGGTAGCGGTGCAAAAATGTCCTGAAGTGAAGCAAGTATTAGATTGGATTGCCGAGGTAGTGCCGAATGCGGCGCCTTGCATGTCCGGCTCTGGAAGTAGCGTATTTTCAGCCTTAGACCCTAAGACTGACAGCGCCAAACTAGAAAATCTTCTGCAAAATCTTCCAAAAGGATGGATAGGTCGAATTGTTCGGGGCTTAAATAAAAATCCCGCTTACAATTTGATTTCTTCAGAATAAGCTGTAGGGGAATCGCCAAGCTGGTTAAGGCACTGGATTTTGATTCCAGCATGCGAAGGTTCGAATCCTTCTTCCCCTGCCAATTACTGTAGATAACACCAAAAACATCCATTCAAACCCCACCTCATACCCAAAACGCCTATGTCCGCCCCAATGAATGCTGATCTATTGACCCTATTTACCGGTAATGCAAATCCGGTTTTGGCCCATGCGGTTGCTAAAGAGCTCAATCTCTCGATGGGTAAAGCGTTTGTAGGTCGTTTCTCTGATGGCGAAATTCAGGTAGAAATACAAGAAAACGTCCGCGGTAAAAATGTGGTGGTAATGCAATCAACTTGTGCCCCTACTAACGATAGCTTGATGGAGCTCATGATCATGATTGATGCCCTCAAACGCGCCTCGGCAGGTCGTATCACCGCAGTAATCCCTTACTTTGGCTATGCCAGGCAGGATCGTCGTCCCCGCTCAGCGCGAGTCGCCATCTCCGCCAGAATCGTTGCCAATATGTTGCAATCTGTTGCCGGTGTTGAGCGCGTGCTGACGATGGACCTTCACGCTGACCAAATTCAAGGATTTTTTGATATTCCGGTCGACAATATCTACTCTTCCCCAGTCCTACTTGCTGATTTGCAGGCTCAGAAGACCCAAAAAGATCTCATTATTGTTTCCCCTGACATTGGCGGCGTTGTTCGTGCTCGCGCTATGGCAAAACAACTAGGTACTGATTTGGCGATTATTGATAAACGCCGCCCTAAGGCAAATGTATCCGAAGTCATGCATTTAATTGGTGAAGTTGAAGGTCGTCATTGCGTCATCATGGATGACATCATTGATACCGGTGGCACCCTCTGCAAGGCCGCAGAAGCACTCAAGGAGCGTGGCGCCAAGGGTGTTACCGCATATTGCACCCACGCTGTCCTTTCGGGTGGCGCAGTAGCGCGTATCGCTGCCTCCGAACTGGATGAACTCGTAGTTACCGACACGATTCCACTGACATCAGAGGCGCTAAAAGTGGCAAAGATTCGCCAATTAACTGTTGCCCCCATCCTTGCTGAAACCCTTTCTCGCATTTGCAAGGGCGATTCAGTCATGTCCATGTTTGCCGAATAAGTCAAAAAAGCACTTCAAAGCTTGTTTTTAATCGTTTTTAGCCTCTTAGGGGTGTAAATCCCTATTCCCACGATATAATCAAAGGCTTTTCTGTTTGGTCGCGAACGGAAATTAACCTTAATTTTAGGAATTCAATATGAACGTAGTAGCCTTTAAAAGAAGCGTACAGGGAACGGGTGCGAGCCGCCGTCTGCGCATCGCCGGTAAAACTCCGGGAATCATTTATGGCGGTAAAGACGCTGTATCCGTGATTGAGTTAGATCACAACGCACTGTTTCATGCTCTCCGTAAGGAAGCCTTCCATTCCTCCATTCTCGATCTTGATGTCGACGGCAAAACTGAAAAAGTATTGTTGCGCGATTATCAGATGCATCCATTTAGGCCTTTGGTTTTGCACATTGACTTTCAGCGTGTATCCGCAACTGAGAAAGTGCATATGCGCGTTCCATTGCATTACATTAATGCTGAAGCTGCTCCTGCCGTCAAGCTGCAAGGTGCAGTAGTTAGTCATATCGCTACTGAATTGGAAGTGTCTTGCTTACCAGCAGACCTGCCAGGATTCATTGACGTTGACTTGAGTAACATTGAAGTGGGTCGCGGTATTCACGCAAAAGACATCGCACTACCAAAAGGCGTTTCTCTGGTATTGCATGTTGAGCAAGAAAACCCTGTGTTAGCTAATGCACGTATTCCAACCGTGAAAGCTGCTGATACTGAAGCAGCTCCGGCTGCTGCAGCTGCAGCGCCAGCGGCTCCAAAAGATAAGGCTTAATTATTTAAGCCCCATCTTTGCGACAGAGAAGGCCCGCTTGATAGCGGGTTTTCTTTTTTGTGAAAATGCTTTTATGCTTAAGC from Polynucleobacter sp. TUM22923 encodes:
- a CDS encoding ribose-phosphate pyrophosphokinase, with translation MNADLLTLFTGNANPVLAHAVAKELNLSMGKAFVGRFSDGEIQVEIQENVRGKNVVVMQSTCAPTNDSLMELMIMIDALKRASAGRITAVIPYFGYARQDRRPRSARVAISARIVANMLQSVAGVERVLTMDLHADQIQGFFDIPVDNIYSSPVLLADLQAQKTQKDLIIVSPDIGGVVRARAMAKQLGTDLAIIDKRRPKANVSEVMHLIGEVEGRHCVIMDDIIDTGGTLCKAAEALKERGAKGVTAYCTHAVLSGGAVARIAASELDELVVTDTIPLTSEALKVAKIRQLTVAPILAETLSRICKGDSVMSMFAE
- the mutM gene encoding bifunctional DNA-formamidopyrimidine glycosylase/DNA-(apurinic or apyrimidinic site) lyase; translation: MPELPEVEVTRLGIKPHLNGRTISAVNVIDGRLRWPVPAQLGKWLPGQKVWGIERRGKYLLIEMDAGYLLIHLGMTGTLRVLPSSDVLKTHDRVTFEFDELSLRLHDPRKFGAVLWHPKSAGPVEKNTLLQKLGVEPLSPEFADELGTEILYRQSRKRSVAVKQFLLAGQAVVGVGNIYCSESLFEAGIHPAKAAGKLTRPQCSRLAAAVRSILKKAIAAGGSSLKDFVNSAGDPGHFMMQTKVYDRKDQACKVCQTPIRQIVQGQRSTYFCIKCQKR
- the rapZ gene encoding RNase adapter RapZ yields the protein MQINLITGISGSGKSVALRAFEDAGYDCVDNLPVTLLESLITTLEKEMSERVAVAIDARRGQSLTELPKILENLRTHHQVRVVFLNADTNTLIQRFSETRRRHPLSGKTQQTQAATLIEAIDKERNLLEPLRTQAHSIDTSNLPAHALRSWIQDLLKDKPLGLTVVFESFGFKKGVPSEADLVFDVRCLPNPHYDKALRPLTGKDQPVKEFLEQIPEVISMEKDITQFIEKWLPHYIADGRSYLTVAIGCTGGQHRSVYLVTRIADHFYAKKDLAALQINFLSRHRELDSIPAVVI
- a CDS encoding lipoprotein insertase outer membrane protein LolB gives rise to the protein MIPFFIKSHFRDLLLASSLGICLFTGQALAKTNSIESGEAIFEVLASEIALQRGEAGLAYKTYLELARQLDDPRLAQRAMEIAINAGAPDLALQAAQTWDGLAGPKQTKPKEVLITLLILNQRWSDAVQPAIALLRQQTPAQREITLQQIQALLAKAKDESEALRAFYEIVSTQKPLPKDLGLMYTYAMSAEKAGQIDVMEKTLREILRIDPNNVNSLNALGYAMADRNQKLPEALKLISKAHQLSPKDGFILDSLGWVNFRMGKNALALEQLEQAFTIKPEADIAAHIGEVLWVTNRPTQAEAIWRKGQLLDANNPTLKETVKRLKPDWSVADTALKGTWDGRFSVKVTGLTEGNNQGGSGGFSLTQDALIDVLEIRNPMGGSIAKITIKPGEAILERDGQIVTAIDADTLIQNTLGLPLPARGLSDWLRGNIRPGTNASVERNTQGQVDKITQDGWILNYVWGNSQRLEKLTMTRSSNVGSIDIRLIFDASND
- a CDS encoding 50S ribosomal protein L25/general stress protein Ctc, with the protein product MNVVAFKRSVQGTGASRRLRIAGKTPGIIYGGKDAVSVIELDHNALFHALRKEAFHSSILDLDVDGKTEKVLLRDYQMHPFRPLVLHIDFQRVSATEKVHMRVPLHYINAEAAPAVKLQGAVVSHIATELEVSCLPADLPGFIDVDLSNIEVGRGIHAKDIALPKGVSLVLHVEQENPVLANARIPTVKAADTEAAPAAAAAAPAAPKDKA
- the ispE gene encoding 4-(cytidine 5'-diphospho)-2-C-methyl-D-erythritol kinase, whose translation is MTEENSTNSLFKDGLQLRCPAKLNLFLHIVGQRSDGYHLLQSVFQLIDWCDILTLKRIPENEIRRINPIHGVPPEHDLVVRAAHLLKDFCQTEQGVEIDLTKTIPMGAGLGGGSSDAACTLIGLNQLWDLKLDTPTLSQLGLKLGADVPFFLYGQNAFVEGIGEQIRAIPLQTQDFVVIFPNKGIATAQIFQSPELTRDHAPITIDDFLASPSAFRSNDCQAVAVQKCPEVKQVLDWIAEVVPNAAPCMSGSGSSVFSALDPKTDSAKLENLLQNLPKGWIGRIVRGLNKNPAYNLISSE
- the mutY gene encoding A/G-specific adenine glycosylase, which encodes MSKTLISNFFQKLIAWHQVDGREGLPWQGVKDPYAVWVSEIMLQQTQVATVLERYPRFMKRFPTVKKLASAPVDDVLAEWAGLGYYSRARNLHACSIEVMERFSGKFPSDPLLLEQLKGIGRSTAGAIAAFAFQERAPILDANVKRILARLFGVEGALQEKAVNDLLWSLAEQLLPKHRDDMPVYTQALMDFGATWCTSRKPVCISGAQKCPFEKQCQANLSDQVLQLPRKAPKVKSPELDCDMMVLRRGNAVLLQKRPPKAIWGGLWSLPESPWRAKGLNEVGSFQMTGKALLALTLPEEDHLTIGRHCKINIQGERIKHVFTHRRLWMQIWHVSANQALEFSSENLRWVSLKQLGKYGLPQPIKLLLQGLSLAHGDD